A stretch of the Psychroserpens sp. Hel_I_66 genome encodes the following:
- a CDS encoding RimK family alpha-L-glutamate ligase, whose amino-acid sequence MKKIGILFGQENTFPQAFIDRVNEKIKSQGIKDMMAEAVLIDTVEQAKSDEYAVIIDRISQDVPFYRAFLKNAAITGTAVINNPFWWSADEKFFNNALAESIGVPVPKTFILPTSHRPPDTDENSFRNMKFPFDWEKMFDTIGFPAYMKPHDGGGWKSVYRVESPEDLWEKHGETENLVMMLQEEINFKEYFRCYVLGTDKVHIMQYEPRNPHHLRYVLDGDPVDKKILDLVESYCIKLNKALGYDFNTVEFAVRDGVPYAIDFCNPAPDADIHSVGQENFDWIVENAADMAIEKAKQYKKGQMNLTWGSFVTDQISKAKAPVKKTATKAPAKKAPVKKAPAKNAVPNKTAAAKKATPVKKPAAKNVAPKKGTKK is encoded by the coding sequence ATGAAAAAAATAGGAATTTTATTTGGTCAAGAAAACACCTTTCCGCAGGCATTTATTGATCGTGTAAACGAAAAAATCAAATCACAAGGCATCAAAGATATGATGGCTGAAGCTGTACTAATCGATACAGTAGAGCAAGCAAAGTCAGATGAATATGCTGTAATCATAGACAGAATCTCTCAAGATGTTCCATTTTACAGAGCGTTTTTAAAAAATGCAGCTATTACTGGAACCGCAGTAATAAACAATCCCTTTTGGTGGAGTGCTGATGAAAAGTTCTTTAACAATGCCTTAGCAGAATCTATTGGAGTGCCTGTACCTAAGACATTTATCTTGCCAACATCGCATCGTCCGCCAGACACAGATGAGAACTCATTTAGAAACATGAAATTCCCTTTTGATTGGGAAAAAATGTTTGATACGATAGGTTTTCCTGCATATATGAAACCTCATGATGGAGGTGGATGGAAAAGCGTTTACCGTGTTGAAAGCCCAGAAGATCTATGGGAAAAGCATGGTGAAACAGAAAACTTGGTAATGATGCTTCAAGAAGAAATCAACTTTAAAGAATATTTTAGATGTTACGTTTTAGGTACAGACAAAGTACATATCATGCAATACGAACCTAGAAACCCTCATCATTTACGTTACGTTCTTGATGGAGATCCTGTAGATAAAAAGATTTTAGATTTGGTAGAGTCTTACTGTATCAAATTAAATAAAGCTTTAGGCTACGATTTTAATACGGTAGAATTTGCTGTTAGAGATGGTGTTCCTTATGCTATTGATTTCTGTAACCCTGCTCCAGATGCAGATATACATTCCGTAGGACAAGAAAATTTTGATTGGATTGTAGAAAACGCTGCAGATATGGCGATTGAAAAGGCAAAACAGTACAAAAAAGGACAAATGAATCTAACTTGGGGTAGCTTTGTGACCGATCAAATTTCTAAAGCAAAAGCTCCTGTTAAAAAAACAGCTACAAAAGCTCCTGCTAAAAAAGCTCCCGTAAAAAAGGCACCTGCTAAAAATGCAGTTCCTAATAAAACTGCAGCAGCTAAAAAAGCAACGCCTGTTAAAAAGCCTGCAGCTAAAAATGTTGCTCCTAAAAAAGGAACAAAGAAATAG
- a CDS encoding KdsC family phosphatase — translation MDDKSYKEYLEQITTFIFDVDGVLTDGTVTIMTNGDMLRRMNIKDGYALKTAKDAGFNICIISGGSNLGVQKRLEGLGITDIYLGAHQKVNQYNEYLDENNIDAKNVLYMGDDIPDIPVMKLVGLPVCPQDAAIEVKGISKYVSHKGGGQGAVRDIIEQIMKVQDKWDGNFDAKYD, via the coding sequence ATGGACGATAAAAGCTATAAAGAATATTTAGAACAGATCACAACATTTATTTTTGATGTGGATGGTGTACTTACAGATGGCACAGTAACCATTATGACCAATGGAGATATGCTAAGACGTATGAATATTAAAGATGGCTACGCGCTTAAAACTGCTAAAGATGCTGGATTTAATATTTGTATTATTTCTGGCGGAAGCAACCTTGGAGTTCAAAAGCGCTTGGAGGGCTTGGGTATTACAGATATTTACTTAGGTGCCCACCAAAAGGTCAATCAATACAATGAGTATTTGGATGAAAACAATATTGATGCAAAAAATGTGTTGTATATGGGTGATGATATTCCAGATATTCCTGTCATGAAATTAGTAGGTTTACCTGTTTGTCCTCAAGATGCAGCAATAGAAGTCAAAGGCATCAGCAAATATGTGTCTCATAAAGGTGGCGGACAAGGCGCAGTGCGAGATATTATTGAGCAAATCATGAAAGTGCAAGACAAATGGGATGGAAATTTTGATGCTAAATATGATTGA
- the ccsA gene encoding cytochrome c biogenesis protein, whose protein sequence is MQKKLANILFSTRLTGILFIVYFVSMIIGTFMDAGQDTSPTPYSRHYIYNAWWFEAIQIIFVINFIGNIFRYRLYKKAKWATLTLHLAFIFILIGAGITRYIGFEGWMPIREGETENTYLTRDVFLTAFVDGDLVVNGQQQRRVEQERVDFSERLDNDLEINTEYNGTPVNIKVKKFVKDAELDIIPGDVGDSYLKLVEAGDEGSHSHHIKDGDKDGELIHNIVFTLNSPQPGAVNITTEGNKMFIESPFEGDYMTMATQETGLVYKDSIQPLKLRSRYQMANMAIVFPNPVMQGEFGIVKKSQMLRSREDGVVVDVTAKGETKTLNLLGGQYINGRFEQVNVGGLDIAVKYGSIVKELPFSVKLNDFVAERYPGTENNFSAFSSDVTVIKPNQTPYDYKIFMNHVLDEEGYRFFQSSYYPDEKGTKLSVNHDRWGTYVTYFGYMLLYFGLMAILFAKGTRFADLKRMLEKVKTKKAKTLTVLIFFFGMVGFSQEHTEDDGHNHQAAVVQDSTQHFEGDGHNHATQTQTAPRVKIDRPTKAQIDSVLKANITPKAHSDKFGELVIQDYSGRMMPMNTFASEVLRKLSKSDHYEEFDANQVLLSMQESPLFWYNVPIIYLAKRKGDSIRKIIGVDKDQKYVSITDFLTDDGRNKIGPYLKDAYAAEVPNGFQKEFKEAYDRMSLLFNTLDGRSIKIFPVPNDEGNTWISPVEYKEEYREKIDDTLYGKFIENSFSFYLGELYKAKQTGDYGLPNKLLAGFKSSQAEVGSEVMLSDDKVKTEILYNKYDIFKKLFAYYMIIGGVLFILLIVQIFKSRSRFLDIIIKGLAIAIFVLFLIHTGGLITRWYISGHAPWSDAYESMIYVAWATMFFGLAFGRKSMLTLAATAFVTSMILMVAHWNWMDPAIGNLQPVLDSYWLMIHVAVIVASYGPFTLGMILGLTVLILMIFTTEKNKTKMLLNIRELTLINEMALTVGLVMLTIGNFLGGMWANESWGRYWGWDPKETWALISIIIYAFVIHMRLMPGLRGRYGFNLGSILAFASILFTYFGVNFYLAGLHSYQSGQQILSYQYIAITLAIVAIIAGLAYWKYAKYYRK, encoded by the coding sequence ATGCAAAAGAAACTTGCTAATATTCTCTTTTCTACACGTCTAACCGGTATTTTATTCATTGTTTATTTTGTTTCCATGATCATTGGTACATTTATGGATGCAGGCCAAGATACTTCCCCAACGCCATATTCTAGACATTATATCTATAATGCCTGGTGGTTTGAGGCGATTCAAATAATTTTTGTGATCAATTTTATTGGTAATATCTTTAGATATAGACTCTATAAAAAAGCAAAATGGGCAACCCTAACACTCCATTTGGCATTTATTTTTATTTTAATTGGTGCAGGAATTACAAGATATATTGGTTTTGAAGGTTGGATGCCAATTAGAGAAGGTGAAACCGAAAACACCTATTTAACAAGAGACGTTTTTTTAACCGCATTTGTTGATGGTGACCTGGTTGTTAATGGGCAACAACAGCGAAGAGTAGAGCAGGAGCGTGTAGATTTTTCTGAGCGTTTGGATAACGACCTTGAAATTAATACCGAGTATAACGGTACTCCAGTTAACATAAAAGTCAAGAAATTTGTTAAAGACGCAGAACTGGATATCATTCCTGGAGATGTTGGTGATTCTTATTTAAAACTGGTAGAGGCTGGTGACGAAGGTTCTCACAGCCATCACATCAAGGATGGTGATAAAGATGGGGAACTTATTCATAATATTGTTTTTACATTAAACAGTCCGCAACCCGGAGCTGTAAACATTACTACAGAAGGTAATAAAATGTTCATCGAGTCTCCTTTTGAAGGTGATTACATGACCATGGCAACTCAAGAAACTGGTCTGGTTTATAAAGATTCTATCCAACCTTTAAAATTAAGATCGCGATACCAAATGGCTAATATGGCGATTGTATTTCCTAATCCGGTTATGCAAGGAGAATTTGGGATCGTAAAGAAATCGCAAATGTTAAGAAGTAGAGAAGATGGAGTTGTGGTTGATGTCACTGCAAAAGGAGAAACAAAAACGTTAAACCTGCTTGGTGGACAATACATTAATGGACGCTTCGAGCAAGTTAATGTTGGTGGTTTGGACATTGCTGTTAAATATGGCTCTATCGTAAAAGAACTCCCGTTTAGTGTGAAACTCAATGATTTCGTTGCAGAGCGTTATCCAGGTACAGAGAATAATTTCTCAGCATTCTCAAGTGATGTGACCGTTATAAAACCTAATCAAACACCTTACGACTACAAAATTTTTATGAACCACGTACTTGATGAAGAAGGCTATCGCTTTTTCCAATCCAGTTATTATCCAGATGAAAAAGGAACTAAATTATCTGTAAATCATGATCGTTGGGGAACCTACGTAACTTACTTTGGTTATATGCTATTGTATTTTGGTTTAATGGCAATCTTATTCGCTAAAGGCACTCGTTTTGCAGATCTCAAGCGTATGCTAGAAAAAGTAAAGACTAAAAAAGCAAAAACACTTACGGTTCTTATATTTTTCTTCGGAATGGTGGGCTTCTCGCAAGAACACACCGAAGACGATGGGCATAACCATCAAGCAGCAGTAGTACAAGATTCCACACAACATTTTGAAGGTGATGGCCACAACCATGCTACGCAAACGCAAACAGCACCTAGAGTAAAAATCGACAGGCCTACAAAAGCACAAATTGACTCTGTTCTTAAAGCTAATATCACTCCAAAAGCGCATTCCGATAAATTTGGAGAGCTTGTGATACAAGACTATAGCGGACGAATGATGCCCATGAACACATTTGCTTCCGAAGTGCTTAGAAAATTAAGCAAAAGTGATCACTACGAAGAGTTTGATGCTAATCAAGTATTACTGTCCATGCAGGAGAGTCCTTTGTTTTGGTACAATGTTCCTATCATTTACCTGGCAAAGCGTAAAGGCGATTCTATTAGAAAAATAATAGGTGTTGACAAAGATCAAAAATATGTATCGATCACCGATTTCCTAACAGACGACGGTAGAAATAAAATAGGACCATACCTCAAAGACGCATATGCTGCTGAGGTGCCAAACGGTTTCCAAAAAGAATTTAAGGAAGCTTACGATCGTATGAGTTTACTGTTTAATACGCTTGACGGTCGTTCGATAAAGATTTTCCCAGTACCTAATGATGAGGGTAACACCTGGATTTCACCAGTAGAATATAAAGAAGAATACCGTGAAAAAATTGATGATACACTCTACGGAAAGTTCATAGAAAACAGTTTTAGCTTCTATTTGGGTGAATTGTATAAGGCGAAACAAACTGGAGATTATGGACTTCCAAACAAATTGTTGGCAGGTTTTAAAAGTAGCCAAGCCGAAGTAGGTAGTGAAGTCATGCTTTCTGACGATAAAGTAAAAACCGAAATTTTATATAATAAATACGATATCTTCAAAAAGCTATTTGCGTATTACATGATTATTGGAGGAGTACTTTTTATACTGCTTATTGTTCAGATTTTTAAATCGAGAAGCAGGTTTTTAGATATCATTATAAAAGGACTCGCTATTGCCATCTTTGTGTTATTTCTAATCCACACGGGAGGTTTGATCACACGTTGGTACATTTCAGGTCACGCACCATGGAGTGATGCTTACGAGTCCATGATTTACGTGGCCTGGGCAACCATGTTTTTTGGCCTTGCCTTTGGCAGAAAAAGTATGCTCACATTGGCAGCAACCGCATTTGTAACCTCAATGATTTTAATGGTCGCTCATTGGAACTGGATGGATCCAGCGATTGGGAACTTACAACCCGTTTTAGATAGTTACTGGCTCATGATACACGTTGCGGTAATCGTAGCGAGTTATGGACCGTTCACACTTGGGATGATTTTGGGATTGACCGTTTTAATCCTGATGATTTTTACTACGGAAAAGAACAAAACCAAAATGTTACTCAACATTAGGGAGCTCACGTTAATCAACGAAATGGCATTAACTGTAGGCTTAGTTATGCTAACCATAGGGAATTTCCTTGGAGGCATGTGGGCAAACGAAAGTTGGGGAAGATATTGGGGCTGGGACCCTAAGGAAACTTGGGCACTTATTAGTATCATCATTTATGCCTTCGTCATCCATATGCGATTAATGCCAGGCCTTCGTGGTCGTTACGGTTTTAATTTGGGCTCCATATTAGCGTTCGCAAGTATCTTATTTACTTATTTTGGAGTTAATTTTTACTTGGCAGGATTACATTCTTATCAATCTGGGCAGCAGATTTTGAGCTATCAATATATTGCGATAACTCTAGCTATCGTAGCCATTATTGCTGGTTTGGCCTATTGGAAGTATGCTAAGTACTATCGTAAATAA
- a CDS encoding type 1 glutamine amidotransferase — protein sequence MTNNKVRLAILDMNDDEPNQGLRCIADIVGFFNTDVDWKIYNVRAKQEIPDTSYDIYISSGGPGSPLDKGEWRAPYLKLMQNLWDFNKKESQQKKHVFFICYSFQVICDYFNLGEIKPRRSTSFGILPVHKTKKGHNDPVLAGLNDPFYAVDSRDWQLIQPKLTVFKNRGAKILSLEKIRTHVELERAIMAVRFSDEFFGTQFHPEADPVSMQAYFSLEEHKQVVIKSFGEAKYKQMMDRMDDPDKLIMTYETILPTFIKNAIHQIKEPLLS from the coding sequence ATGACAAATAACAAAGTAAGACTGGCCATATTAGACATGAATGACGACGAACCCAACCAAGGACTTCGTTGCATTGCTGATATTGTTGGTTTTTTTAATACAGATGTGGACTGGAAAATTTACAATGTAAGAGCAAAACAAGAAATCCCAGATACTTCTTATGATATTTATATTTCCAGTGGCGGACCAGGAAGTCCGTTAGACAAAGGCGAATGGAGAGCTCCATATCTCAAGCTCATGCAAAACCTTTGGGACTTCAATAAAAAAGAAAGTCAGCAAAAGAAGCATGTGTTTTTTATATGCTATTCTTTTCAAGTGATCTGCGATTATTTTAATTTAGGAGAAATCAAGCCTAGACGTAGTACTTCCTTCGGAATTCTACCCGTTCACAAAACAAAAAAAGGTCATAACGATCCAGTTTTAGCAGGTTTGAACGATCCTTTTTATGCTGTAGATTCACGTGACTGGCAGTTGATACAACCAAAGCTGACAGTTTTCAAAAACAGAGGCGCTAAAATTTTGAGCTTAGAAAAGATTCGAACCCATGTCGAATTAGAACGCGCAATCATGGCTGTTCGCTTTTCTGATGAGTTCTTCGGAACGCAATTTCACCCAGAAGCAGATCCCGTGAGTATGCAAGCCTATTTTTCGTTAGAAGAACACAAACAAGTGGTTATAAAAAGTTTTGGTGAAGCCAAGTACAAACAAATGATGGATAGAATGGATGATCCAGATAAGTTGATCATGACCTATGAAACTATCTTACCAACCTTCATCAAAAATGCCATTCATCAAATAAAAGAACCCTTACTATCATAA
- a CDS encoding carboxylate-amine ligase, whose product MKFTLGIEEEYQIIDPVSRELISHDQKIVVEASKVMGDQCKAEMHQAVVEVGTNICEDITDAREQITHLRKSISGIANDLGFKIGAAGTHPFSKWETQLITPNPRYDEIVNELQDTARSNLIFGLHVHIGIEDKELALHLSNAMRYFLPHLYALSTNSPFWEGRNTGFKSFRSKVFDKFPRTGIPGIFDNYAQYVNYVNMLVKTKCIDNPKKIWWDIRVHPFFPTLEVRICDVPLTVNETISIAALIQALVAKLYKLKTQNLNFMNYHRALINENKWRASRYGIDGKMIDFGKECEVETRLLMGELLHFVDDVVDDLGSRKEIEYIHQMLKNGTGADRQLEIFNQTKDLTKVVDYITEQTILGIN is encoded by the coding sequence ATGAAATTTACGTTAGGTATTGAAGAAGAATATCAAATTATTGATCCTGTTTCTAGAGAATTAATTTCTCACGATCAAAAGATTGTTGTAGAAGCCTCTAAAGTTATGGGTGATCAATGCAAGGCAGAAATGCACCAAGCTGTGGTAGAAGTTGGGACCAATATTTGTGAGGACATTACAGATGCTAGAGAGCAAATCACACATTTAAGAAAATCCATATCTGGCATTGCCAATGATTTAGGTTTCAAAATTGGAGCTGCTGGTACGCATCCATTTTCAAAATGGGAAACGCAATTAATAACACCCAATCCTCGTTATGACGAAATTGTCAACGAATTACAGGATACAGCACGCTCAAATTTAATCTTTGGATTACACGTTCATATTGGTATTGAAGACAAAGAGTTAGCATTGCACTTATCTAATGCCATGCGTTACTTTTTACCGCATTTGTACGCATTGTCTACCAACTCACCATTTTGGGAAGGACGAAATACAGGATTTAAATCATTTAGATCAAAAGTGTTTGATAAATTCCCAAGAACTGGTATTCCTGGTATTTTTGATAACTATGCACAATACGTAAATTACGTTAACATGCTTGTCAAAACAAAGTGTATAGATAACCCAAAGAAAATTTGGTGGGATATTAGAGTACATCCTTTTTTCCCAACTTTAGAAGTTCGTATCTGTGATGTTCCTTTAACTGTAAATGAAACTATAAGTATAGCAGCTTTAATACAAGCTTTAGTTGCTAAATTATACAAACTAAAAACGCAGAATCTCAACTTTATGAATTACCATCGTGCGCTAATTAACGAGAATAAGTGGAGAGCCAGTCGTTATGGTATTGATGGAAAAATGATTGACTTCGGAAAAGAATGCGAAGTTGAGACACGTCTCTTAATGGGAGAATTATTGCATTTTGTTGATGATGTTGTTGATGATCTAGGCTCTCGTAAAGAAATCGAGTACATTCACCAAATGCTCAAAAACGGAACTGGTGCAGACCGTCAGTTAGAAATTTTCAACCAAACAAAAGATCTCACCAAGGTAGTAGATTACATTACAGAACAAACCATTTTAGGCATAAATTAA
- a CDS encoding alpha/beta fold hydrolase yields MKEEHFKWYSPTLSKDIEMLVFGHSGYPVILFPTTMGKHNECRDMKLVESARWFVEQGMITIYCPDSINELSWYNKQIHPAQRAKNHEWYDQFIMNEIVNKISTEKGLQKVAVAGPSFGGYQAANFAFKHPERVSHMFSMSGSFDIKSFVGDYYDDNVFYNNPVDFLPGSNNPDLWNMKIVLGVGEWDICLDANKRLASILTEKNIPFWYDEHKWAEHDWPLWNRMFPHYLSKL; encoded by the coding sequence TTGAAGGAAGAACATTTTAAATGGTACTCACCAACATTGAGCAAGGATATTGAAATGCTTGTTTTTGGTCATTCTGGCTATCCAGTTATTTTATTTCCTACCACAATGGGAAAACATAATGAATGTAGAGACATGAAACTTGTTGAATCTGCACGATGGTTTGTTGAGCAAGGCATGATTACCATCTACTGCCCAGATAGTATAAACGAGCTAAGCTGGTACAACAAACAAATCCACCCTGCGCAACGTGCAAAAAACCACGAGTGGTATGATCAATTTATAATGAATGAAATCGTTAATAAAATTTCTACGGAAAAAGGCTTACAAAAAGTAGCGGTCGCAGGTCCCAGCTTTGGAGGCTACCAAGCTGCCAACTTTGCATTTAAGCATCCTGAACGCGTGAGCCATATGTTTAGCATGAGCGGTTCATTTGATATTAAATCTTTTGTGGGCGATTATTATGATGATAATGTGTTCTATAACAATCCGGTAGATTTTTTACCAGGAAGTAACAATCCAGATCTTTGGAACATGAAAATTGTTTTAGGGGTTGGCGAATGGGATATTTGTTTAGATGCCAATAAGCGATTAGCGAGTATTTTAACAGAAAAGAATATTCCATTTTGGTATGACGAGCATAAATGGGCAGAACATGATTGGCCATTATGGAATCGCATGTTTCCGCATTATCTTTCAAAACTATAA
- a CDS encoding Maf-like protein, whose amino-acid sequence MLNEKLKNHNLILASGSPRRQQFFKDLGLDFEIRLKPVDEVYPDQLKHFEICDYLAQLKSLPFKDELQDHDILVTSDTIVWHNNKALGKPKTGDEAFKMLSAMSNATHEVITSICFTTSTSQKTVNAITKVTFKSLSEQEINYYIDHFKPFDKAGAYGIQEWIGQIGITNIEGSYTNVVGLPTHLLYKTLNSMVL is encoded by the coding sequence ATGCTTAACGAGAAACTTAAAAATCATAACTTAATCCTCGCCTCAGGTTCTCCAAGGAGACAGCAATTTTTTAAGGATCTGGGTCTTGATTTTGAAATAAGACTCAAGCCTGTTGATGAAGTTTATCCAGACCAATTAAAACACTTTGAAATCTGTGATTATTTAGCACAGTTAAAATCGCTCCCATTTAAGGACGAACTTCAAGATCACGATATACTTGTAACCAGTGATACCATTGTATGGCATAATAATAAAGCCTTAGGGAAACCAAAAACAGGCGATGAGGCTTTTAAGATGTTATCTGCAATGAGTAACGCGACCCATGAGGTTATTACTTCTATATGTTTTACGACCTCAACCTCTCAAAAAACAGTAAATGCGATTACAAAAGTGACTTTTAAAAGTTTGAGTGAACAAGAAATCAATTATTACATTGATCACTTTAAACCTTTTGATAAAGCGGGTGCCTACGGGATTCAAGAATGGATTGGGCAAATAGGCATTACCAACATTGAAGGTTCCTACACCAATGTTGTGGGCTTACCCACTCACCTACTTTATAAAACGTTAAACAGTATGGTATTGTGA
- a CDS encoding geranylgeranylglycerol-phosphate geranylgeranyltransferase: protein MHILNLIRWKNLLLIVIAQLLIKYALFESFDIITTLNALGFSLLVITTLCIAAAGNIINDIYDLETDGINKPNQVIIGRQISENLAYNLFFTLNIVGIILGFYLAHSVGESSFFAIFVIISLALYVYASYLKGTVLFGNILISLLVAMSITIVGIFDLLPAIIPQNRATQLTFFDIVFDYAIFAFLITLIREMVKDIQDVDGDYKAGMNTLPIVLGRERANKIAFLVSMIPIGAVIYFMVTYLYTQPVAIGYFLLFVIGPLIYATIKIFGASNNFHYKHISLVYKLIMLFGILSLLLYPFIIKTA from the coding sequence TTGCACATACTAAACCTAATTCGCTGGAAAAATTTATTACTCATTGTCATTGCACAACTATTGATAAAGTATGCTCTTTTTGAATCTTTTGATATCATCACTACACTAAATGCACTTGGGTTTTCACTTCTTGTAATCACAACATTATGTATTGCTGCTGCTGGAAATATCATCAACGATATTTATGATTTAGAAACCGATGGCATAAACAAACCAAACCAAGTTATAATTGGCAGGCAAATTTCAGAGAACTTAGCCTACAACCTCTTTTTTACCCTAAATATTGTTGGTATTATTTTAGGCTTTTATCTCGCACATAGTGTGGGTGAAAGCTCCTTTTTTGCAATTTTTGTGATTATTTCACTGGCGCTTTATGTGTATGCCTCTTATTTAAAAGGGACTGTTTTATTCGGAAATATTCTCATATCACTATTAGTTGCCATGAGCATCACAATTGTTGGTATTTTTGATTTATTACCAGCAATCATTCCACAGAACAGAGCTACACAACTTACATTTTTTGACATTGTTTTTGATTATGCCATCTTTGCCTTTTTAATAACCTTAATTAGAGAAATGGTTAAAGATATCCAGGATGTAGATGGCGATTATAAAGCGGGAATGAACACCTTGCCTATAGTATTAGGTCGTGAGCGTGCCAATAAAATAGCGTTTTTAGTTAGCATGATTCCCATTGGAGCAGTCATTTATTTTATGGTCACCTATCTGTACACACAACCGGTTGCCATTGGCTATTTCTTGTTATTCGTTATCGGACCTCTCATTTACGCAACCATTAAAATTTTTGGAGCAAGCAATAACTTTCATTACAAACATATAAGTTTGGTGTATAAATTGATCATGTTGTTCGGAATTTTATCCCTTTTACTTTATCCTTTTATAATAAAAACCGCTTAA
- a CDS encoding Rossmann-like and DUF2520 domain-containing protein: MISVVILGAGNVAHHLYKAFFSSENVTITQWYNRNKNHITPLTNEVSLTDDISQLVEADIYIIAVSDDAISDISKQLPFEDRLVVHTSGSASPYDIDQKNRRGVFYPLQTFSKDADIDFSEVPLCLETLMRKDYKHLKSLATSISKITKRVNSDQRAALHLAAVFVNNFTNQLFRVAHEITESQGAEFDLLKPLILETATKVQYLSPFKAQTGPAKRNDKKTIKRHLKMLHNEQHKVIYRLMTSSIKSTHAFDLSALRDHKNKPTTNKN, from the coding sequence ATGATTTCAGTAGTAATTTTAGGAGCAGGAAATGTTGCTCACCACTTATATAAAGCTTTTTTCTCTTCGGAAAATGTCACCATTACCCAATGGTACAACCGAAACAAAAACCACATCACACCTTTAACTAACGAGGTAAGCTTGACCGATGACATCTCGCAACTCGTTGAGGCAGATATTTATATCATTGCAGTGAGCGATGATGCTATAAGTGACATCTCTAAACAATTACCTTTTGAGGATCGTTTGGTCGTGCATACTTCTGGTAGCGCAAGCCCTTACGATATTGACCAAAAGAATAGACGAGGTGTTTTTTATCCTTTGCAGACATTTTCCAAAGATGCAGATATTGATTTTTCCGAAGTACCACTTTGTTTAGAAACTTTGATGCGAAAAGATTATAAACATCTTAAAAGCTTAGCCACATCCATTTCTAAAATCACTAAACGTGTCAATAGTGACCAACGTGCTGCATTGCATCTTGCTGCAGTTTTTGTAAATAATTTCACGAACCAATTATTTAGGGTTGCCCATGAAATCACAGAATCACAAGGCGCGGAATTTGATTTATTAAAACCACTAATTCTCGAAACTGCAACAAAGGTACAATACCTCTCGCCTTTTAAAGCACAAACAGGACCTGCAAAACGTAATGATAAAAAAACCATAAAGCGACATTTAAAAATGCTGCATAATGAGCAGCATAAAGTGATTTATAGATTGATGACGTCTTCTATAAAATCAACACACGCTTTTGATTTGAGTGCTCTGCGTGATCATAAAAACAAACCTACAACTAATAAAAACTAA
- a CDS encoding mechanosensitive ion channel domain-containing protein yields the protein MFFQTYQTELITTAIIVIVLLIIRFLIHTLVRKIGRKSEINEARIKLINRYISATFLILALIIEAFVFGAELREMTVLFSSVFAVIGIGLFAIWSILSNVTSGIIMFFSFPYKVGDKVKIHDKDFPIEAIIEDIRAFQLHLRLDNGDLVTYPNNLLLQKAVTLVEKDAIESLFDEGSDAI from the coding sequence ATGTTTTTTCAAACGTACCAAACCGAATTGATCACTACAGCAATTATCGTAATTGTACTATTGATCATTCGATTTTTAATTCATACCCTTGTTAGAAAAATTGGTAGAAAGAGTGAGATCAACGAAGCTCGTATAAAGCTAATTAACCGATATATATCTGCTACATTTTTAATTTTAGCTTTAATTATTGAAGCCTTTGTTTTTGGAGCGGAATTAAGAGAAATGACCGTTTTATTTTCTTCTGTTTTTGCGGTTATTGGGATTGGTCTTTTTGCAATTTGGTCTATTTTGAGCAACGTCACTTCTGGTATAATAATGTTCTTTTCTTTCCCTTACAAAGTTGGAGATAAAGTTAAAATCCATGACAAGGATTTCCCTATTGAGGCAATCATTGAAGATATTAGAGCCTTCCAGCTTCACCTTAGATTAGACAATGGGGATTTGGTGACCTACCCTAATAATCTGTTACTTCAAAAAGCAGTGACGCTTGTTGAGAAAGATGCTATTGAAAGTCTTTTTGATGAGGGCAGCGATGCCATATGA